The proteins below come from a single Oncorhynchus tshawytscha isolate Ot180627B linkage group LG22, Otsh_v2.0, whole genome shotgun sequence genomic window:
- the LOC112221406 gene encoding cerebellin-4-like has protein sequence MVLLGLLDNAMVKYIVLMFSLALISEFVGAQNDTEPIVLEGKCLVVCDSNPTTDWKGSSSPLGISVRAANSKVAFSAVRSNNHEPSEMSNKTRIIYFDQVLVNIGNYFTLESVFLSPRKGIYSFNFHVIKVYQSQTIQVNLMLNGKPVISAFAGDKDVTREAATNGVLLFLDKEDKVYLKLEKGNLVGGWQYSTFSGFLVFPL, from the exons ATGGTGCTGTTAGGGTTGTTGGACAATGCGATGGTAAAATATATTGTTCTTATGTTTAGTTTGGCGTTGATCTCTGAGTTTGTGGGAGCTCAGAATGACACGGAGCCTATCGTCCTGGAGGGCAAATGTCTTGTGGTTTGCGACTCTAATCCGACTACGGATTGGAAGGGCTCGTCCTCTCCTCTAGGCATTTCGGTGCGCGCGGCAAACTCCAAGGTGGCTTTTTCTGCGGTCCGGAGCAACAATCACGAACCGTCGGAGATGAGTAATAAAACAAGAATCATATACTTCGACCAA GTTCTTGTGAATATAGGCAACTATTTCACTTTGGAGTCAGTGTTTTTGTCACCCAGAAAAGGGATCTACAGTTTTAATTTTCATGTTATAAAAGTGTACCAGAGTCAGACTATACAG GTGAACTTAATGTTGAATGGGAAACCTGTCATCTCAGCTTTTGCGGGTGACAAAGACGTAACTCGAGAGGCAGCCACCAATGGAGTTCTGCTCTTTTTGGATAAAGAGGACAAGGTCTACCTTAAACTGGAGAAGGGAAATCTAGTTGGCGGATGGCAATATTCTACATTCTCTGGTTTCCTTGTTTtcccactgtaa